Proteins co-encoded in one Euleptes europaea isolate rEulEur1 chromosome 1, rEulEur1.hap1, whole genome shotgun sequence genomic window:
- the HRH1 gene encoding histamine H1 receptor gives MCVINRTTNKNLTEAYSVPLGVILGGISLTTVVMNILVLYAVKMEKKLHTVGNLYIVSLSCADLVVGAAVMPLNILYLLKNEWLLGRQACLFWLSMDYVASTASIFSLLILCIDRYRSVQQPLKYLKYRTKTRASIMISGAWLLSFMWVVPIFGWRNFTRDNRIGDGDKVCETDFCRVTWFKVLTAIANFYIPSLMMLFFYAKIYTAVQRHYQHRELINGSFRSASEKTIPPNCKLREIQEMCSLSESKNIGFYCHEHDSQNDRMEAQPPPGSFIEESQVFHKGSAHAGGRHSCFPLTIAQNDIVVGNIDRKYTCANESIQNMEKPCPQEYEISKTLYDHTFAERPSCRQHSDPTLEQNFHIKRHFPQHKNSKDSTSLHSLKKTWRRLRAHSLNHNQGLRVNRERKAAKQLGCIMAAFMLCWIPYFVLFMVMAYCEEYYNYHVHMFTIWLGYVNSTLNPFIYPLCNENFKKTFKKILHIKS, from the coding sequence ATGTGTGTGATTAACAGAACAACAAACAAGAATTTAACAGAGGCATATTCAGTTCCTCTAGGAGTGATCTTGGGAGGCATCTCATTGACCACAGTTGTCATGAATATTTTGGTCCTATATGCAGTGAAAATGGAAAAGAAACTTCACACTGTCGGCAATCTTTACATCGTGAGCCTGTCCTGTGCAGACCTTGTTGTTGGTGCAGCCGTCATGCCACTGAACATTTTATATCTTTTGAAGAATGAGTGGCTGTTAGGTAGACAAGCTTGCCTGTTTTGGCTGTCAATGGATTATGTGGCCAGCACAGCTTCCATATTCAGCCTCCTCATACTCTGCATAGATCGTTACCGTTCTGTCCAGCAGCCACTAAAATATCTCAAGTACCGGACAAAAACTAGAGCATCTATCATGATTTCCGGAGCTTGGCTGCTCTCTTTTATGTGGGTAGTCCCAATTTTTGGCTGGCGCAACTTTACTCGTGATAACAGGATAGGTGACGGGGATAAAGTATGTGAAACAGATTTCTGCAGAGTCACCTGGTTTAAGGTCTTGACAGCTATAGCCAACTTCTACATTCCATCACTGATGATGTTGTTTTTCTATGCAAAAATATACACAGCTGTCCAGAGGCATTATCAGCACAGGGAGCTCATTAATGGATCGTTTAGATCTGCCTCAGAAAAAACAATTCCACCCAATTGTAAGCTGCGAGAAATACAAGAGATGTGTTCACTAAGTGAAAGTAAAAATATAGGATTTTACTGTCATGAACATGACAGTCAGAATGACAGAATGGAAGCCCAACCTCCACCAGGAAGCTTTATTGAGGAATCACAAGTATTTCATAAAGGAAGTGCTCATGCAGGAGGAAGGCACAGCTGCTTTCCTCTAACTATTGCACAAAATGACATTGTGGTGGGCAATATTGATAGGAAGTACACCTGTGCCAATGAAAGCATTCAGAATATGGAGAAGCCTTGCCCCCAAGAATATGAAATAAGCAAAACATTATACGACCATACCTTTGCAGAGAGACCTTCTTGTAGACAACATTCAGATCCTACTCTGGAGCAAAATTTTCATATCAAGAGGCACTTTCCTCAGCATAAAAACAGCAAAGACAGCACAAGCCTTCATTCTTTGAAAAAGACGTGGAGGCGGCTGCGTGCTCACTCTCTGAACCATAACCAAGGGCTGCGTGTGAACAgagaaagaaaggcagctaaaCAGCTAGGCTGTATAATGGCGGCCTTTATGCTGTGCTGGATTCCATACTTTGTATTATTTATGGTCATGGCATATTGTGAAGAATATTACAATTATCACGTTCATATGTTTACCATCTGGCTTGGCTATGTGAATTCTACATTAAATCCATTTATATACCCGCTTTGTAATGAAAACTTCAAGAAAACTTTCAAAAAGATTCTTCATATTAAAAGCTAA